Genomic segment of Candidatus Marinimicrobia bacterium CG08_land_8_20_14_0_20_45_22:
GTGCTTCCTTTAAGGAGATGTTTAATTTTGCAATGAACTCCTTTTTGCTTTGAGAGGATAATGCCTCTTCGATGTTGGCCCCAATAGATGTACCAGACCGCAGAATTTGTTTTGACAAGACATATTCTTTCTTTTCACTTGTTAAATATTTATAAAGAGAAATGATCTCCAGCGCAAACTGAAAGCTT
This window contains:
- a CDS encoding four helix bundle protein, whose translation is MVKDNPVKDKSFQFALEIISLYKYLTSEKKEYVLSKQILRSGTSIGANIEEALSSQSKKEFIAKLNISLKEA